The Oscillatoria sp. FACHB-1407 DNA segment CTCCCACCCCTGACGCAGAGAGTATGGCGCGTCAGATTGACGAGTCTCTGGCGCGGTTGGGAGTGGAATCGATTGACTGTCTCGCGATTCACGGGCTAAACACCTGGGAGCACCTGAGTTGGATCGAGTCTCCGCAGGGTTGTATGAAGGCGTTACACCAGGCGATCGCTGATGCTCGGGTGCGTCACATCGGATTTTCAACCCATGCACCTTTAGAGGTCATCGTACGGGCGATCGCCACTGACCAGTTTGAGTTTGTCAATCTGCACTACAACTATTTCTTTCAGCGCAATGCCCCAGCAGTTGAACTGGCTCACCAAAAGGACATGGGGGTGTTTATCATTTCGCCTGCGGATAAAGGAGGGATGCTCTTTACCCCACCCCCAAGGCTCATTGACCTGTGCCAACCGTTTTCGCCCCTGGCGTTAAACTATCGATTTTTGCTGAGCGATCGCCGTATCACGACCTTAAGTCTGGGAGCCGCAAATCCAGACGAGTTAGCGGTGCCACTCGAGGTGAGCGATCGCGATCAGCCATTGACCGCAGCCGAACTTGAGGCACTGAACCGCCTGCAAGCCCACCAGATGGATGCTTTAGGGAGCGATCGCTGTAGTCAGTGCTATGCCTGTTTACCCTGCCCAGAAAGCATCCACATTCCTGAAATCTTAAGACTGCGAAATCTAGCTGTCGCCTATGATATGACCACCTATGGTCAGTATCGCTATGGCATGTTTGAGAATGCAGGGCACTGGTTTCCCGGACGCAGGGGCGATCGCTGTACCGACTGTGGGGATTGTTTGCCTCGCTGCCCCGAAAAGCTGGATATTCCCTCGCTGTTGCGCGACGCTCATGGGCGATTAGCAGGTTCGCCGCGACGACGACTCTGGGCAGATTAGCCAGTGATTAAGAACAGCTACAGTGGTTAAAATCAAAAGACTTTTCGTGGTTCTTGCCAATCAACGCCCCACTTACGGCATACTCCCTAGAATAGATTTTTTGTTTTGGCTACCCC contains these protein-coding regions:
- a CDS encoding aldo/keto reductase; the protein is MKYRRFGKTELSLSVFSLGTMRFLASQENAIQTLQGAIALGINHIETAKGYGNSERYVGAALKSGLSLDRDRLTITTKIPPTPDAESMARQIDESLARLGVESIDCLAIHGLNTWEHLSWIESPQGCMKALHQAIADARVRHIGFSTHAPLEVIVRAIATDQFEFVNLHYNYFFQRNAPAVELAHQKDMGVFIISPADKGGMLFTPPPRLIDLCQPFSPLALNYRFLLSDRRITTLSLGAANPDELAVPLEVSDRDQPLTAAELEALNRLQAHQMDALGSDRCSQCYACLPCPESIHIPEILRLRNLAVAYDMTTYGQYRYGMFENAGHWFPGRRGDRCTDCGDCLPRCPEKLDIPSLLRDAHGRLAGSPRRRLWAD